One region of Salvia miltiorrhiza cultivar Shanhuang (shh) chromosome 3, IMPLAD_Smil_shh, whole genome shotgun sequence genomic DNA includes:
- the LOC131016055 gene encoding LOW QUALITY PROTEIN: B2 protein (The sequence of the model RefSeq protein was modified relative to this genomic sequence to represent the inferred CDS: deleted 1 base in 1 codon; substituted 2 bases at 2 genomic stop codons), translating into MEHSFWQLGDELRGQSKVSKDQXWLVAASRLAEQTRSKPKRRINLDLSKTATEFRPRGTSGFQEDNKFESFNFNMLNMEPRLNENVTKTSFSNDIYNMNAVYQNPNISSMGNISGSKYNNINPMKESNNGHINNHNTKDDAINSNGAADKRFKILLAAETLPRNEVLGGYIFVCNNDTMXEDLKRQLFGLPPRYRDSVRAITPGLPLFLYNYTTHQLHGIFEATAFGGSNIDPTAWEDKKCRGQSRFPAQVRVRAKKPCNPLDEDAFRPVLHHYDGPKFCLELSVTETLDLLDLCEQAGA; encoded by the exons ATGGAGCATAGCTTTTGGCAGCTGGGCGACGAGCTGCGAGGACAGTCTAAAGTCTCCAAGGATCAATAATGGTTGGTGGCGGCTTCAAGATTGGCCGAGCAGACAAGGTCAAAGCCTAAGCGAAGGATCAATCTAGATCTCTCGAAGACTGCTACTGAATTCAGGCCCAGGGGTACTTCTGGTTTTCAGGAAGATAACAAG TTTGAGAGTTTCAATTTCAACATGTTAAACATGGAGCCAAGGCTGAACGAGAACGTGACCAAAACTTCCTTTAGCAATGACATCTACAATATGAATGCTGTTTATCAAAATCCCAACATCAGCTCTATGGGGAACATCTCTGGAAGCAAATATAACAATATCAACCCCATGAAGGAGTCTAACAACGGCCACATCAACAACCATAATACCAAGGACGATGCCATTAATTCCAATGGTGCAGCTGACAAAAGGTTTAAGATATTGCTTGCTGCCGAGACGCTCCCTAGGAATGAAGTGCTCGGTGGATATATCTTTGTCTGCAATAACGATACAATGTAGGAGGATCTGAAGCGACAACTGTTTG GTTTGCCTCCCAGGTATAGGGATTCTGTGAGGGCAATAACACCTGGTTTACCTTTATTTCTCTACAACTACACCACTCACCAGTTGCACGGTATCTTTGAG GCAACGGCGTTTGGAGGTTCCAACATAGATCCTACTGCTTGGGAAGATAAAAAGTGCAGAGGTCAATCAAGGTTCCCTGCTCAG GTGAGAGTTCGTGCTAAGAAACCCTGCAACCCTCTGGATGAAGATGCTTTCAGGCCCGTCTTGCATCACTATGACGGCCCTAAGTTTTGCCTGGAGCTCTCTGTAACTGAG ACCTTGGACTTGCTAGATCTCTGCGAACAAGCTGGCGCATAA